In the genome of Desulfovibrio aminophilus DSM 12254, one region contains:
- a CDS encoding gp53-like domain-containing protein has protein sequence MNRIDHSTATADKKFTEGSPAAAVPATVVTAAWLNVVQEELVKAVLAGGLSLSPTNDGQLGSIITSLLGSLALKAPLASPVFSGNPTAPTPPQFDNDTSVSTTAFVQMALGNLRGLIGYTTSQVLTVADLGKLVVVGGTEVITMTLPQIATIRIGGGYHFYNDSQKNVIIACSGTDKFAWPSAAGGVTQITLCPGETLSIVGAGGGSTWYYSGGSALLQMPTGPMRYSLGGSGYQRLPSGLIIQWGNVAVEAGEEQPFTLPVAFPTQFSVATATQGWPAGGFGSYAGADIGRPSLSQIRLRHNGPNIRNICYIAIGF, from the coding sequence ATGAACCGGATCGACCATTCCACGGCCACGGCCGACAAGAAGTTCACCGAGGGCAGCCCGGCCGCCGCCGTGCCCGCGACCGTGGTGACGGCCGCCTGGCTGAACGTCGTCCAGGAGGAACTGGTTAAGGCCGTCCTCGCGGGCGGACTCTCGCTCTCGCCGACCAATGACGGCCAGTTGGGCTCCATCATCACCAGTCTGCTCGGCTCCCTGGCGCTCAAGGCCCCGCTGGCCAGCCCCGTGTTCAGCGGCAATCCCACCGCGCCGACGCCGCCCCAGTTCGACAACGACACGAGTGTGTCCACCACGGCCTTCGTGCAGATGGCGTTGGGCAATTTGAGAGGCCTCATCGGCTACACCACGTCGCAAGTGCTGACCGTCGCGGACCTCGGGAAGCTCGTTGTCGTCGGTGGGACCGAGGTCATCACGATGACCCTACCGCAAATCGCCACCATCAGAATCGGAGGTGGATACCATTTTTACAACGATTCCCAAAAAAACGTAATCATCGCCTGCTCCGGCACAGACAAGTTTGCCTGGCCTTCAGCCGCCGGAGGGGTCACGCAAATTACCCTCTGCCCCGGCGAAACGCTGTCCATCGTCGGCGCTGGCGGCGGCTCTACTTGGTATTACAGCGGCGGCTCCGCACTTCTGCAGATGCCGACCGGCCCGATGAGGTACAGTCTCGGCGGTAGCGGCTATCAGCGGCTACCCAGCGGCCTCATCATCCAGTGGGGCAATGTGGCGGTGGAGGCGGGCGAGGAGCAGCCGTTTACCCTGCCTGTCGCGTTCCCCACTCAGTTCTCCGTGGCCACCGCCACGCAGGGATGGCCTGCCGGCGGCTTTGGCTCTTACGCCGGAGCTGATATCGGCAGGCCCAGCCTGTCTCAAATCCGGTTGCGGCACAACGGCCCAAATATCCGCAACATTTGCTACATCGCCATCGGCTTTTAA
- a CDS encoding YmfQ family protein codes for MLDAERYLDLLMALQPPGAALPRDPGTVWGALLAAEAEELARVDARAADLWTEADPRTATELLPDWERICGLPGPCVAAAPTTLAARRRAVHTHLTARYGQRPADHEALAEALGYVGARVEEFRPFRAGLSRAGDPLSNGDWAHAFLLRTADVVTIRPFTAGGSCAAEPLAEWGDALLECELRRRAQAHLIVLFAYGPKEE; via the coding sequence ATGCTCGACGCTGAAAGGTATCTGGACTTGCTCATGGCCCTGCAGCCGCCCGGCGCGGCCCTGCCGCGGGACCCCGGCACGGTCTGGGGCGCGCTCCTCGCGGCCGAGGCCGAGGAGCTGGCCCGCGTGGACGCCCGGGCCGCCGACCTGTGGACCGAGGCGGACCCGCGCACGGCCACGGAGCTGCTTCCGGATTGGGAGCGGATATGCGGCCTGCCTGGTCCCTGCGTGGCCGCCGCCCCGACCACGCTCGCGGCCCGGCGGCGGGCCGTTCACACCCACCTGACGGCCCGCTACGGCCAGCGTCCGGCGGATCATGAGGCCCTGGCCGAGGCCCTGGGCTACGTCGGGGCCAGGGTGGAGGAGTTCCGGCCGTTCCGCGCCGGGCTATCCCGGGCGGGCGACCCCCTGTCTAACGGGGACTGGGCCCACGCCTTCCTGCTGCGCACGGCCGACGTCGTCACCATCCGCCCGTTCACCGCCGGAGGCTCCTGCGCCGCCGAGCCCCTGGCCGAATGGGGCGACGCGTTGCTCGAATGCGAACTGCGCCGCCGCGCCCAGGCCCATCTCATCGTGCTCTTCGCCTACGGACCAAAGGAGGAATAA
- a CDS encoding Lar family restriction alleviation protein, producing the protein MSERATWANARAKGRRAYLSGIPLEANPMRSPVSRRLWEEAWESERMEDERRRAAQAVLGGEHRMCPFCGGCGCLESTQFGRPVMYWVACGGCGASAGAYSSRESAWAAWDHGSAV; encoded by the coding sequence ATGAGCGAACGCGCCACCTGGGCCAACGCCAGGGCTAAGGGCCGCCGGGCGTATCTCTCCGGCATCCCTCTGGAGGCCAATCCGATGCGGAGCCCTGTCAGCCGCAGACTGTGGGAGGAGGCATGGGAGTCTGAGCGTATGGAGGATGAGCGCCGCCGCGCCGCGCAGGCCGTGCTGGGGGGAGAGCATCGGATGTGTCCTTTTTGTGGTGGATGCGGCTGTCTGGAGTCCACGCAATTTGGCCGCCCTGTCATGTATTGGGTGGCGTGTGGGGGGTGCGGGGCGAGTGCAGGAGCCTACTCCTCTAGGGAGTCCGCGTGGGCTGCCTGGGATCATGGGAGTGCTGTATGA